TCGGCGATCTCGAGGGCATCCGCAGCAAGCTCGGCTACCTGGAGCTGCTGGGCGTCGACGCGCTGTGGCTGACGCCGTTCTACCCGTCGCCGATGGCCGACCACGGCTACGACGTCGCGGACCCGCGCGGCGTCGACCCGATGTTCGGCACCCTCGGCGACTTCGACGTGCTGCTCACCGAGGCGCACCGGCGCGGCATCCGGGTCACCGTGGACGTCGTGCCGAACCACACGAGCAACCAGCACGCGTGGTTCAAGTCCGCGCTGGCCGCCGGGCCGGGCAGCCCGGAGCGGGAGCGCTACCACTTCCGCGACGGCCGCGGCCCCGGCGGGGCGGAGCCGCCCAACAACTGGGTCAGCGTGTTCGGCGGCCCGGCGTGGACGCGGGTGCCGGACGGGCAGTGGTACCTGCACCTGTTCGCGCCCCAGCAGCCCGACCTGAACTGGGCCAATCCGGACGTCCGCGCCGATCTGGAGCGCACCCTGCGGTTCTGGCTCGACCGGGGCGTGGACGGGTTCCGGATCGACGTCGCGCACGGGATGGCCAAGCCCGCCGGACTGCCCGACATGGACCCGGACACGCCCTCGCACGGCGGCGGCGCGCCCGGCGACCCGCGTTTCGACGACGACGGCGTGCACGAGGTGCACCAGCTGATCCGCAAGGTGCTCGACGAGTACCCGGACGCGATGGCCGTCGGCGAGATCTGGGTGCAGGACGAACAGCGCCTGGCCCGTTACCTGCGGCCGGACGAGCTGCACCTGGCGTTCAACTTCCGCCTGGTACTCACCCATTTCGACGCGGACGCGATGCGCACGTCGATCGAGCGCTCGCTGGCGGTGCCGCGTGCGGCGGGAGCACCGGCGACCTGGACGCTGTCCAACCACGACGTCTGGCGCGCCGCGAGCCGCTACGGCGGCGGCGCGACCGGGCTCCGCCGGGCCCGCGCGATGGCGCTGGTGGAACTGGCGCTGCCCGGCGCGGTCTACCTGTACCAGGGCGAAGAGCTGGGCCTGCCGAACGCCGACCTGCCGCTGGAGTCGATGACCGACCCGCGCGCCCGCTCGCAAGGCCCGGAGTTCAGCCGCGACGGCGAGCGCGTGCCGCTGCCGTGGGAGGGCACGCTCCCGCCGTACGGGTTCTCGCGCACCGCGCAGACGTGGCTGCCGATGCCCGCGGACTGGGCTCCGCTCACCGTGGAACGGCAGCTCGAGGACCCGGACTCGACCCTGTCGCTGTACCGGCGCGCGGTGGAGCTGCGGAAACACCACCCCGCGTTCCGGGACGGCGACGAACTGCAGTGGTTCGGCGCGCCCGCCGGCTGCTTCGCGTTCCGCCGCGGCCGGGGCGGGCTGATCTGCGCGCTGAACACGTCGGCCAGCTCGATCGTGCTGCCGCCGGGAGAGGTGCTGCTCACCAGCAGCCCGCTGGTGGACGGAAGGCTCGCTCCGGATTCGGCGGCTTGGCTGGGGTAGCTCAGGCCTGTCGGCCGCCCGCTTGACCCGCCCGCCGTCACAGCCTCAGCGGACCCCCGGACGCGGGACAACACAGGTCGGTCCGCGGCTGAAAGCAGCCGCTCGCGGACGGGAGACTCGCTCCGGATTCGGCGACTGGCTCGGGCAGCTCAGGCCTCAAAACCCGCCTGACCCGCTCGGCCATGGCGACCGCCAAGCCGAGCATCGTGACCAATCCCGGCAGGTCACCGGCGTCGCACTCCTGCTCGGCGGCAGTCCGGCAGCGGACGTTTCGGGCACCCGGGCACGGCGGAGCCCGGCGGAAATCCGTCCGCCGGTCGATAAAAGCTCACTGCGAACTCGACCACCCGGCTCGGGCAGCTCAGGCCGCACAAAGCCGCCTGACCTGCCCGGCCATGGCCAGCACCGGCCCGGCCGCCCCTCGGCGGCCGGACCCGGCCAGGGTCAGACGCGAGCACCCGCCTCCAAGCCGAGCATCGCGAGCAATCCCCGCAGGTCGTCGACATCGTGCGCGTGTCCCGCGACCGTGCGGGCAGCGTGCTCCTGCTGCACCCGCAGGTCCTGTTCGGCGGACACCCGGGCACGGGCGAATTCACTGGTTTCGGCGGACAGCGGACGTCGTTCCGAGCGCATGTCGCTCCTCGTCGAGGTGGAAGGGGCCACCGGCGGCACGCGGGAAGCGGGCTCGCCGGGGACGACGCCGGCTCGATCGCCGGCGCACGATGGGACTTCTCGACACCGTTGACGCTACTCCCCGCCCCCAACCTGCCCGCGAGCCGTCCCCGCCGCGCGCGTCGCGGCGTCCACAGTGGACCGTTCGGGCGGCGGCCCTGGTGGGACCGGCGCGGGCGTGCTTTACTGAACGCGGTCGTGTTTTGTGTTCGTGCGGTGGGTACGTCCCGCAGCCCGCTCGCAAGATGTAGCGGGCGTGGTGTTTCTCTTTCGGAAGGCACACCGTCGGTTGCCAGACCCGGATGCCGAGGTGGCATCTGTTGTGAGTCCGATGGAGATCGTTTTTATGACGCAAGGCACCGTGAAGTGGTTCAACGCCGAAAAGGGCTTCGGGTTCATCAGCCCGGACGACGGCAGCGCCGACGTGTTCGTGCACTACTCGGAGATCCAGGGCAACGGTTTCCGCAGCCTGGACGAGAACGCGCGCGTCGAGTTCGAGGTGGGCCAGGGCCAGAAGGGCCCGCAGGCCACCGGCGTTCGCGCCATCTGAGTTTCCCCGGTGTTTCCCCTGGTGCGGAAGGCTTTCCGCACCAGGGGACCCGCGCCGAAGCGGACTTTTCCGCCGACGGCAGCCGAAATCGCTCGGCACCCCGGTGCGTCCCGGTGAATTTCCCCGGTCGCACAAGGTCTTCCGCGTTCCGGGAACCCGGACGCGAGATCCTCCGTTGACCAGGACAGGTCGCGACTGGCCTTCACGGCCCTCCCCTGCCCGGTCAGTTCGCAACGCACGGCGCATCCCCGAGGCGGCTCCCCTCCGCCGCGGCGCGCGCCGCGGCATCGGCCTCGGCCCCGCAGAGCGCGGCGGCCGGACCAGCTCGAGTAGGAGCGTTTACCCATCGACACCCAGAGCACTGTCCAGCGTCCCCCGAAAACGCCGCAGCCCATGCTCGCCGGCCGCAAGTCCGGCACCGAGGCCTTCCTGGTGAAGCTCTTCGCCGTCGTCCCCCTCCTCGCGGTCGCCGTCGCGGTGCCGCTGGCCTGGGGCTGGGGCCTCAGCTGGCTGGACATCGGCCTCGCCGCCGCGTTCTACTGCGTCAGCGGCCTCGGCATCACCGTCGGCTTCCACCGGTACTTCACCCACGGCTCGTTCCGCGCCCGCCGCGGCCTGCGGATCGCGCTCGCCGTCGCGGGCAGCATGGCCATGCAGGGGCCGGTGATCGACTGGGTCGCCGACCACCGCCGCCACCACGCGTACTCCGACCGC
The nucleotide sequence above comes from Amycolatopsis sp. AA4. Encoded proteins:
- a CDS encoding cold-shock protein; protein product: MTQGTVKWFNAEKGFGFISPDDGSADVFVHYSEIQGNGFRSLDENARVEFEVGQGQKGPQATGVRAI
- a CDS encoding glycoside hydrolase family 13 protein, which produces MRRQVAGRRPDRPSRPSWWSDAVFYEIYVRSFADSGEDGIGDLEGIRSKLGYLELLGVDALWLTPFYPSPMADHGYDVADPRGVDPMFGTLGDFDVLLTEAHRRGIRVTVDVVPNHTSNQHAWFKSALAAGPGSPERERYHFRDGRGPGGAEPPNNWVSVFGGPAWTRVPDGQWYLHLFAPQQPDLNWANPDVRADLERTLRFWLDRGVDGFRIDVAHGMAKPAGLPDMDPDTPSHGGGAPGDPRFDDDGVHEVHQLIRKVLDEYPDAMAVGEIWVQDEQRLARYLRPDELHLAFNFRLVLTHFDADAMRTSIERSLAVPRAAGAPATWTLSNHDVWRAASRYGGGATGLRRARAMALVELALPGAVYLYQGEELGLPNADLPLESMTDPRARSQGPEFSRDGERVPLPWEGTLPPYGFSRTAQTWLPMPADWAPLTVERQLEDPDSTLSLYRRAVELRKHHPAFRDGDELQWFGAPAGCFAFRRGRGGLICALNTSASSIVLPPGEVLLTSSPLVDGRLAPDSAAWLG